One window of the Chitinophaga niabensis genome contains the following:
- a CDS encoding helix-turn-helix domain-containing protein, whose product MDLDRQLLFLVSALGAFNGIILSVYLFLSKKRRSVASFFLGLLLLAFSIRVTKSVFLFFNPGLPKICLQIGLSACFLIGPSLYYFFKAVLLKSTGIPNSWKWIWGILLGTVVVVGMLFPYHSRPDVWNNIIVYVIYLQWPCYLVATGFLLKQVLKTLFVNPSALSDTEKFWLILFLGNCLIFLAYLLAFFRVVHGIYISGGICFTFMLFLTVFFSLSGAGFENNGKPERKKIAETDASVWIDKLEKVIHDKALYKDPNLKLNDLAQHINISMHQLSQLLNDNLGKSFSTYINEYRIAEACKLITTNERLTFEAIGYEVGYNSKSTFYAAFRKIKDMTPALYKESIGQ is encoded by the coding sequence ATGGACCTTGATCGGCAATTATTATTTCTTGTCAGTGCTTTAGGCGCATTTAACGGCATTATCCTGAGCGTTTACCTTTTCTTAAGTAAGAAGAGAAGGTCCGTAGCCTCCTTTTTCCTGGGTTTGCTGCTGCTGGCATTCAGTATCCGGGTAACAAAATCAGTATTCCTGTTTTTCAATCCCGGCCTTCCTAAAATATGCTTACAGATAGGATTGTCTGCCTGTTTCCTTATAGGGCCTTCTTTATATTACTTTTTCAAAGCGGTATTGCTAAAAAGTACGGGGATCCCCAATTCGTGGAAATGGATCTGGGGCATCCTGCTGGGCACTGTGGTGGTGGTGGGTATGCTGTTCCCTTATCATAGCCGTCCTGATGTATGGAATAACATCATTGTGTACGTTATTTACCTGCAATGGCCCTGTTACCTGGTGGCTACGGGATTTTTACTGAAACAGGTGCTGAAGACTTTATTTGTGAACCCCTCAGCACTTAGCGACACGGAGAAATTCTGGCTGATACTGTTCCTGGGCAACTGTCTTATTTTCCTGGCTTACCTGCTGGCATTCTTCAGGGTAGTGCATGGGATCTATATCAGTGGCGGCATCTGCTTCACTTTCATGTTATTCCTCACGGTTTTCTTTAGTTTATCAGGGGCGGGGTTTGAGAACAATGGTAAACCGGAAAGGAAGAAGATCGCAGAAACGGATGCCAGTGTGTGGATCGATAAGCTGGAGAAAGTGATCCATGATAAGGCGCTTTATAAAGATCCCAACCTGAAACTGAACGACCTGGCGCAGCATATTAATATCTCCATGCACCAGTTGTCACAATTGTTAAATGACAATCTCGGAAAAAGCTTTTCTACCTATATCAATGAATACAGGATCGCGGAAGCCTGTAAGCTGATCACCACCAATGAGCGGCTTACTTTTGAAGCGATCGGGTATGAAGTGGGGTATAATTCGAAGTCTACCTTCTATGCGGCGTTCCGGAAGATCAAGGATATGACGCCGGCCCTTTATAAAGAAAGCATTGGGCAGTGA
- a CDS encoding hybrid sensor histidine kinase/response regulator transcription factor, whose product MLILFCFTVALFAADPPVKYIGIEHGLSNNVVTCLFQDHKGFMWFGTYDGLNKYDGSTFTVFRNKINDTTSLNGNEIYSLTEDAAHNLWIVNRSGISIYDPGRRLFAPAYYTQSGSPVKKNISFSVTTIITTKKGAIFAGTEMAGLLQFKSGNPVGRQIPLVDARYKLNSYQVTALEEDPKDGSLWLFVQNVGLCRYAPTDTVVTIVNQSMRQGSCIKTDVSGDLWIGTESGLFRYNRKTDTLSANYIDVTCKITSLCIDRKGVLWIASDGKGVLFYDGTTAKAKPFISQDGKSLINSAAVYSIYEDKEGRKWIGTLRGGINVVEPHPDPFKTIVYKDEKNNNPNNNFILSFCEDADRNIWIGTDGGGLRYWNRKQNTHTVYTHDPANKNTIGSNFITSIINDAENNIWVSTWLGGISRFNKRTGSFEHYTCQEKRVWLLYEDKQKTLWASTTNDGTLYRFSKTTNTFEVFDRSIVNIQCLGEDSAGNLWGGNYTTLIKIDRVSKQHKVYELGHTARCIHEDKKGNFWIGTQGGGLLLFNRETGTFKRFDESNGMQSNIVLRILEDGQGYLWLSSFTGLVRMDTKEFKFRPFSTQDGLQSNQFSFHAAAALRSGEFLFGGIRGFNIFYPDSVTGQVSPPELLLTDIRIDGKSLTSGSSFITEKTLENVQAIRIPYNRSSLSFNFVALEYDASDKIKYAYFLDGWDKQWNYSNSVHTANYSWLEEGTYYFRIKATDAQGKWGQEVTALKIVVLPPWYRTWWAYLLYFSFTAGCIWLYIRYTAAKQRLQYEVKLAHLEKEKEKELNERKLSFFTNVSHEFRTPLTLIINPVKEMVQHSNGNDPELDVVYRNARRLLNLVDQLMLFRKADSGADLLKISRLDVIELCDEVFRCFAQQAKVKGINYQFIAPEGPLELSLDQEKTEIAVFNLLSNAFKFTPQGGSISLEVTDQAGEVMIKVRDNGCGIESADLTRVFEKFRQADSRKISHKMGFGIGLYLVKHFVESHKGTVVCESVPDKGSVFTITLLKGSSHLPADHLLQEQVKEHELLEELREDVEPLKTNKVNEQKGMTAEETVTGKKAILLIDDNPLIKDYLQQVFAERYLLYTATDSEDGFRIAQQLIPDLIISDINMPGMDGVELCRKIKETESTGHIPVILLTGMTETHIKLRGIESGADDYITKPFDTELLLARLDTLLKNRGLLQRYFLDNITLKKTSVKVPAEYQDFLQKCITVIEANLEAEDFTIKQFSKLMGMSHSGLYQKVKSISGQSLNAFIRSIRLRRAAVLMLTESMNVSQAAFHVGIGDIKYFRAQFVKLFGMPPSEYIKKYRHSFNRDFNVIRTEEK is encoded by the coding sequence ATGCTTATTCTCTTTTGCTTCACGGTTGCATTATTCGCAGCAGACCCTCCTGTAAAGTATATAGGGATAGAACATGGCTTGTCCAATAACGTAGTAACCTGTCTTTTCCAGGACCATAAAGGTTTTATGTGGTTTGGCACTTACGATGGACTGAATAAATACGATGGCAGCACTTTCACTGTTTTCAGGAACAAGATCAATGATACCACTTCGCTGAACGGGAATGAGATCTATTCTCTCACGGAAGATGCGGCACATAATTTATGGATCGTGAACAGGAGCGGGATCAGCATATACGATCCGGGGCGCCGTTTGTTTGCTCCTGCTTATTATACGCAAAGTGGCAGCCCTGTTAAGAAGAATATTTCCTTTTCCGTTACTACCATCATTACAACTAAGAAGGGAGCCATCTTTGCAGGAACAGAAATGGCGGGGCTGTTGCAATTTAAATCCGGAAACCCTGTCGGCCGCCAGATCCCTTTGGTGGATGCACGTTATAAATTGAACAGCTACCAGGTGACGGCGCTGGAAGAAGATCCGAAAGACGGAAGCCTGTGGTTATTTGTACAGAATGTAGGGCTGTGCAGGTATGCGCCCACAGATACAGTGGTTACTATCGTGAACCAGTCCATGCGGCAGGGGAGCTGTATCAAAACAGATGTCTCCGGTGACCTCTGGATAGGAACGGAGAGTGGTTTATTCAGGTATAACAGGAAAACGGATACTTTGTCCGCCAACTATATAGATGTGACCTGCAAGATCACTTCCCTCTGCATTGACAGGAAGGGCGTATTGTGGATCGCTTCAGATGGAAAAGGTGTGCTGTTTTATGATGGCACCACCGCCAAAGCAAAACCCTTCATCTCCCAGGATGGCAAATCCCTCATCAATAGTGCCGCCGTGTATTCCATTTATGAGGATAAAGAGGGACGTAAATGGATAGGCACGCTGAGGGGAGGGATCAATGTAGTGGAGCCACACCCGGACCCTTTCAAAACAATTGTCTATAAAGATGAGAAGAATAATAACCCTAACAATAATTTCATCCTCTCTTTCTGCGAAGATGCGGACAGGAATATATGGATAGGAACAGATGGGGGAGGTTTACGTTACTGGAACCGCAAACAAAATACCCATACGGTTTATACACATGATCCTGCCAATAAAAACACCATCGGCAGTAATTTCATTACCAGCATTATCAACGATGCGGAGAATAACATCTGGGTCTCCACCTGGCTGGGCGGGATCTCCCGGTTTAATAAAAGAACGGGATCATTTGAGCATTATACCTGCCAGGAGAAAAGGGTTTGGTTGTTGTATGAAGATAAACAAAAGACCCTCTGGGCAAGCACTACAAACGATGGCACTTTATACCGCTTTTCTAAAACCACCAATACCTTTGAAGTATTCGACAGGAGTATTGTGAATATACAATGCCTGGGAGAAGACAGTGCCGGTAACCTATGGGGCGGAAACTACACCACACTGATAAAGATAGACCGTGTTTCCAAACAACATAAGGTCTATGAACTGGGGCATACTGCCCGCTGTATCCATGAAGATAAAAAAGGGAATTTCTGGATCGGTACGCAGGGTGGGGGATTGCTTTTATTTAACCGCGAAACGGGTACTTTTAAACGGTTTGATGAGAGCAATGGCATGCAGAGCAATATTGTGTTACGGATCCTGGAAGACGGACAGGGATATTTATGGCTCAGTTCTTTTACAGGCCTTGTACGGATGGATACCAAAGAGTTTAAGTTCAGGCCCTTTTCAACACAGGATGGATTGCAAAGTAACCAGTTCAGTTTTCATGCTGCGGCTGCCTTGCGTTCAGGGGAATTCCTTTTCGGCGGCATAAGAGGTTTCAATATCTTTTATCCGGATAGTGTCACAGGACAGGTTTCTCCGCCGGAGCTGCTTTTAACGGACATCCGGATAGACGGGAAATCCCTTACCTCCGGCAGTTCTTTCATTACGGAAAAAACATTGGAAAATGTACAGGCCATCCGCATCCCTTATAACCGGTCTTCCCTTTCGTTCAACTTTGTTGCATTGGAGTATGATGCTTCCGATAAGATAAAGTATGCCTATTTCCTGGACGGTTGGGACAAACAATGGAATTACAGTAACAGTGTGCATACGGCCAACTATTCCTGGCTGGAGGAAGGCACTTACTATTTCCGGATCAAAGCAACCGATGCACAGGGTAAATGGGGGCAGGAGGTAACGGCGCTGAAGATTGTTGTGTTACCACCATGGTACCGTACCTGGTGGGCTTATCTTTTGTATTTCAGTTTCACGGCAGGCTGCATCTGGCTGTATATCCGTTATACGGCTGCAAAGCAGCGTTTGCAGTATGAAGTGAAACTGGCGCACCTGGAAAAGGAAAAGGAAAAAGAACTGAATGAAAGGAAACTGTCTTTCTTCACCAATGTTTCTCACGAATTCAGAACACCCCTTACCCTGATCATTAACCCGGTGAAAGAAATGGTGCAGCACAGCAACGGAAATGATCCGGAGCTGGATGTGGTGTACCGTAATGCCCGCCGCCTGCTGAACCTGGTGGACCAGTTAATGCTTTTCAGGAAAGCAGATAGCGGAGCAGATCTCCTGAAGATCTCCCGGCTGGATGTGATTGAACTTTGCGATGAAGTATTCCGTTGCTTTGCACAGCAGGCAAAAGTTAAAGGGATCAATTACCAGTTCATTGCACCGGAAGGTCCCCTGGAATTATCCCTCGACCAGGAAAAAACAGAGATCGCTGTTTTCAATCTTCTTTCTAATGCATTTAAGTTCACACCCCAGGGCGGCAGCATTTCCCTGGAAGTAACAGACCAGGCCGGTGAGGTAATGATCAAAGTACGGGATAATGGCTGCGGGATCGAATCGGCAGACCTCACCCGGGTGTTTGAGAAGTTCCGGCAGGCGGACTCCCGTAAGATCTCCCATAAAATGGGATTCGGCATTGGTTTATACCTGGTGAAACATTTTGTAGAAAGCCATAAGGGTACCGTGGTTTGCGAAAGCGTTCCGGACAAAGGGAGCGTATTCACCATTACCCTGCTAAAAGGCTCCTCCCATTTGCCTGCTGACCACCTGCTGCAGGAACAGGTGAAGGAACATGAACTGCTGGAGGAACTCAGGGAAGATGTGGAGCCGCTGAAAACAAATAAAGTGAATGAGCAAAAAGGCATGACGGCGGAAGAAACCGTTACCGGGAAAAAGGCCATTCTACTAATTGACGATAACCCCCTGATCAAAGACTACCTCCAACAGGTATTTGCTGAACGGTACCTGCTTTATACGGCTACGGACAGTGAAGATGGTTTCCGTATTGCACAGCAGCTCATCCCGGACCTTATTATCAGTGATATCAATATGCCTGGAATGGATGGCGTGGAATTGTGCCGTAAAATAAAGGAAACGGAAAGTACCGGCCATATTCCCGTGATCCTCCTCACGGGTATGACGGAAACACATATTAAATTAAGAGGGATCGAAAGCGGGGCAGACGATTACATTACCAAACCTTTTGATACGGAATTGCTGCTGGCCAGGCTGGATACCCTTCTGAAAAACCGGGGTCTCCTGCAGCGCTATTTCCTGGATAATATCACCCTGAAGAAAACCAGTGTAAAAGTTCCGGCGGAATACCAGGACTTTCTCCAGAAATGTATAACCGTGATAGAAGCCAACCTGGAAGCAGAGGATTTTACCATCAAACAATTCTCCAAGCTGATGGGCATGAGCCATTCCGGCTTATACCAGAAAGTAAAATCCATCTCCGGCCAGTCGCTCAATGCCTTTATCCGCTCCATCCGGTTGAGGAGGGCAGCGGTGCTGATGTTAACGGAAAGTATGAATGTTAGCCAGGCTGCCTTTCATGTAGGCATCGGAGATATCAAGTATTTTAGGGCGCAGTTTGTGAAACTCTTTGGAATGCCTCCTTCAGAATATATTAAAAAATACCGCCATTCCTTTAACCGGGATTTTAACGTGATCCGCACAGAAGAAAAATAG
- a CDS encoding ArsR/SmtB family transcription factor gives MRRDVFQAIADPTRREIIGLIAQQAMTHSAVADSFDVSRQAISKHIKILTECGLIVIKQQGREKYCEAKLDRLKEIASWVEQYNKYWEVKLDSLERYLDKLQKDKKHGRKK, from the coding sequence ATGAGAAGAGATGTATTTCAGGCAATAGCCGATCCTACCAGGCGGGAGATCATTGGCTTGATTGCCCAACAGGCCATGACGCACTCTGCCGTGGCAGACAGTTTTGACGTGAGCCGGCAGGCTATTTCAAAACACATTAAGATCCTCACAGAATGCGGCCTTATTGTGATCAAACAACAAGGAAGAGAAAAGTACTGCGAGGCTAAACTGGACAGGCTGAAAGAAATAGCATCCTGGGTGGAACAATACAACAAATACTGGGAAGTGAAACTAGATTCACTGGAGAGATATTTAGATAAACTTCAAAAAGATAAAAAACATGGCAGAAAAAAGTAA
- a CDS encoding response regulator, whose protein sequence is MTNAATDTIRKQKLLIVEDEGEMCLLINLLLDGEGMEIDHVQTISDAVEYFQQEAPSVVLLDNRLPDGYGIDFINFIRAEYPATKIIMISGVDAAAKDVALENGADLFLEKPFNKKTLIQSIQGLV, encoded by the coding sequence ATGACAAATGCCGCTACAGATACCATTCGCAAACAAAAATTACTGATCGTGGAAGACGAGGGGGAAATGTGTTTACTGATCAATCTCCTGCTTGATGGGGAAGGGATGGAGATAGATCATGTGCAAACAATTTCCGATGCTGTGGAATATTTTCAACAGGAAGCGCCTTCTGTTGTATTACTGGATAACAGGTTGCCGGATGGCTACGGTATTGATTTCATTAACTTCATCAGGGCGGAATATCCAGCTACAAAGATCATTATGATCTCCGGAGTAGATGCTGCTGCTAAAGATGTTGCATTGGAAAACGGTGCTGATCTTTTCCTGGAAAAACCGTTTAACAAAAAAACGCTTATTCAATCCATACAGGGATTGGTATAA
- a CDS encoding SRPBCC domain-containing protein, whose product MAEKSKSFRQEGNALIHTRLLNAPRELVWEVWTEPQHIKEWWGPNGFTLTHRSMEVKEGKTWDFIMHGGGQDWDNKIEYLEVVKPSLLRYRHGDGKGELSFMVTVTFEEEDGKTLLTMRSVFKSEEVIAMLDREVKAIEGGKQNLDRMEEYVKRQLEIRKDSK is encoded by the coding sequence ATGGCAGAAAAAAGTAAGTCCTTCCGCCAGGAAGGCAATGCACTGATCCACACCAGGTTACTGAATGCTCCCCGCGAGCTGGTATGGGAAGTATGGACGGAACCCCAACACATCAAGGAATGGTGGGGTCCCAACGGGTTTACCTTAACCCACCGCTCTATGGAAGTAAAAGAAGGCAAAACATGGGATTTCATCATGCATGGCGGGGGGCAGGATTGGGACAACAAGATCGAATACCTGGAAGTAGTAAAGCCCTCCCTTCTGAGGTACCGCCACGGAGATGGCAAAGGCGAATTGAGTTTTATGGTAACTGTTACGTTTGAAGAGGAAGACGGTAAAACACTGCTTACCATGCGTTCCGTATTCAAGTCAGAAGAAGTGATAGCTATGCTCGACAGAGAGGTGAAAGCAATAGAAGGTGGTAAACAAAACCTGGACAGGATGGAAGAATACGTTAAAAGGCAACTGGAAATACGTAAGGATTCAAAATGA
- a CDS encoding T9SS type A sorting domain-containing protein produces MKKLYLLFSLLLLTELSAYAQLQFYYDIPGGPAEVLDFKGNRLLFWRDSAYHIHQLNTPDIIDIPLNSPPAFAEKQIKRGWLTDSGAFITTASTISGMVALYEWRGNELTEIEKQATSVEVGGNYALFTSWGYFYHKRPREEVVRVSTNPGTFAMSPEGWYLYSLNDTLYKYQNGVVAAFATGETTAERFLYAEIDKQQVLYMMEKAQQSPTLYLYNGITTDTVAILRGVHQQVFPKRQYHLNNGHVAFVSVDRQGIWPYSVAETNIYVRGADGGRRLGFQQIGARNVSYVYPEIWGVNDAGGLLVRKNDYMWQNGFHYTALDSASRHLVPIMWNGGLIPGIFYNNATWFAAYADSLYRLFPAAAVPLQPVVTLSANRNIINNNNDTVVLTAHGNGPGLFTFAKDAAFTDLFRPEGADSVLKLHPSALTKRENDIYVRLRIGDSTATDNIRILKTFLSGIPGKDFDNKSAIFVYPNPFTTQFVVEGLDAAKSYKLTLHALNGTVLYTTFANGLHRFTVVPDVSLRKGIYFLEVFDLSSQKIAGGSILLKM; encoded by the coding sequence ATGAAAAAACTCTACCTCTTATTTAGCTTACTGTTGCTAACTGAACTGAGCGCATATGCGCAATTGCAATTTTATTATGATATCCCCGGCGGACCGGCAGAAGTGCTGGACTTTAAAGGTAACCGCCTGCTTTTCTGGCGGGACAGTGCTTATCATATTCATCAGCTTAACACACCGGATATCATTGATATTCCGCTGAATAGCCCGCCTGCCTTTGCGGAGAAACAGATCAAACGCGGATGGTTAACAGATAGCGGTGCATTCATAACTACGGCTTCTACAATTTCAGGTATGGTAGCATTGTATGAATGGCGGGGCAATGAACTTACAGAGATAGAAAAACAGGCTACCAGTGTGGAAGTAGGAGGCAATTATGCCTTGTTTACCAGTTGGGGATATTTCTATCATAAGCGGCCACGGGAAGAAGTGGTAAGAGTATCTACCAATCCGGGGACCTTTGCCATGTCCCCTGAAGGCTGGTACCTGTATAGCCTCAATGATACTTTGTATAAATATCAGAATGGGGTTGTTGCGGCTTTTGCGACAGGAGAGACAACCGCAGAACGATTTCTTTACGCGGAAATAGATAAGCAGCAGGTATTGTATATGATGGAGAAAGCACAGCAGTCGCCCACACTTTATCTTTACAATGGCATTACAACGGATACGGTAGCCATACTGCGTGGCGTGCATCAGCAGGTGTTTCCTAAAAGGCAATATCATCTTAATAATGGGCATGTGGCTTTTGTGTCTGTAGACAGACAGGGGATCTGGCCTTATTCTGTTGCGGAAACGAATATATATGTGAGAGGGGCTGATGGGGGAAGAAGGTTAGGTTTTCAGCAGATAGGAGCGAGGAATGTATCCTATGTGTATCCCGAGATCTGGGGTGTGAATGACGCAGGCGGCCTGCTGGTGAGGAAGAATGACTATATGTGGCAGAATGGTTTTCATTACACGGCACTGGACAGTGCATCCAGGCACCTTGTTCCTATTATGTGGAATGGAGGCTTGATACCTGGTATTTTTTATAATAACGCTACCTGGTTTGCTGCTTATGCAGATTCTCTTTACAGGTTATTTCCTGCTGCTGCGGTTCCTTTGCAGCCGGTGGTTACTTTGTCTGCCAACAGGAATATCATCAATAATAACAACGATACGGTTGTGCTCACTGCACATGGAAATGGCCCGGGGCTTTTCACTTTTGCGAAGGATGCTGCGTTTACAGACCTCTTCAGGCCGGAGGGTGCTGATTCCGTATTAAAACTTCATCCTTCGGCATTGACCAAAAGGGAGAACGATATTTATGTAAGGCTGCGCATAGGAGATAGCACAGCAACAGATAACATCCGCATACTCAAAACATTCTTATCCGGTATTCCGGGTAAAGACTTCGATAATAAAAGCGCAATTTTCGTTTATCCGAATCCGTTCACTACACAGTTTGTTGTAGAAGGGCTGGATGCAGCTAAAAGTTATAAACTCACGCTACATGCACTCAATGGAACAGTATTGTATACTACGTTTGCGAATGGCTTACACCGGTTTACGGTAGTGCCGGATGTTTCGTTGAGAAAAGGTATTTATTTCCTGGAAGTGTTTGATCTCAGCTCGCAAAAGATTGCGGGGGGCTCCATACTGTTAAAGATGTAA
- a CDS encoding outer membrane beta-barrel protein, whose translation MVRVSLFFSLLILQFPVFSQTVLRGKAVDDKTHLGIGFVTVSLLSLKDTTLIAGQVSDSAGVFQFSGIPAGTYLLRLSTLGYKETWKPAETGNLGDILMAADASLLDEVVVAGGRPAIQRTGDKLILSVSGNKLFTASANTFDILRKVPGLEVNGDGTITMSGRITPGVFVDGKPVLMNAEELQQYLASLTPEMIASIEVITNPSSRYDGEYKGIIDIKLKRDQTLGWKGNAFLSLQRNNHTLSENTVQLSYKTRKVAYTARLGYRAGTTVHRYAALQHQANTNIMATNTETLTGNNNLSYQLGAEYSFRKGQRIDVGLRVFNLNRDVDAFNTLFATDSSAKRIVFHTNSINISAPKQRNYAANLNYTAQFGNHQLDLLSTVAKVSNRQYEDIQNREAETLLDYWKTALKNDILIRMAQADLSLQVWKGKVGAGAKFAYTTTKNDLRYDTLLPNNDFGLDSSRTNNFQYDEYISAAYVSYERSWRKWNYTLSLRAEHTHSVADTITRDYLNWLPGFLFTYAINATQQLHLSYSRRMTRPNFTQLNPFRFYLSPLNYVVGNPQLQPSQTNTLSLTYSHKSFNVAVQVGRELSPMARYPEYDSATNELEYLGRNLPYGDFAAIEFSFPLSPKPWWRMQHSIRGGYRKEQTPYHDIIYTIPITDYTISGSQVFTLPHAITFDLTYYYKSRSGNGIYRIKPLGSVDLSLQKSWMKGKLNAKISYYDILDTYRVYYIFREKQILNNELSHWFGNRRVVATLNYSFGRSTHKGKQNSKNEEENRAGM comes from the coding sequence ATGGTACGGGTATCCCTGTTCTTTAGCCTGCTTATCTTACAATTTCCTGTTTTCTCGCAAACTGTTCTCCGTGGTAAAGCGGTGGACGACAAAACGCATCTGGGCATAGGCTTCGTTACCGTGAGCCTGTTATCTTTAAAAGACACTACGCTGATAGCAGGACAGGTATCTGATTCTGCCGGTGTTTTTCAATTCTCCGGGATACCGGCGGGTACTTACCTGTTGCGTTTATCCACCCTGGGGTATAAGGAAACCTGGAAACCGGCGGAAACAGGAAACCTGGGGGATATCCTCATGGCCGCCGATGCCAGTTTGCTGGACGAAGTGGTTGTTGCCGGCGGGAGGCCTGCCATTCAGCGAACCGGGGATAAACTGATCTTAAGCGTTTCCGGGAACAAACTTTTTACCGCCTCGGCCAATACATTTGATATACTAAGAAAAGTACCGGGCCTGGAGGTAAACGGGGATGGCACTATCACCATGTCCGGCAGGATCACGCCGGGAGTTTTTGTTGATGGGAAACCGGTGTTGATGAATGCGGAAGAATTACAGCAATACCTGGCCAGCCTCACCCCGGAAATGATTGCCTCCATAGAAGTGATCACCAATCCTTCTTCCCGGTATGACGGAGAATACAAAGGCATCATTGATATTAAGCTGAAACGTGATCAGACCTTAGGCTGGAAAGGAAATGCATTCCTCAGCCTCCAAAGGAACAATCATACCTTATCTGAAAATACGGTTCAGCTCAGTTACAAGACAAGAAAGGTTGCTTATACAGCCCGCCTGGGTTACAGAGCCGGTACCACAGTACATCGTTATGCCGCTTTACAGCATCAGGCGAATACAAACATCATGGCCACCAATACGGAAACGCTTACCGGTAATAATAATTTAAGTTACCAGTTAGGCGCGGAATACAGTTTCAGGAAGGGGCAACGGATAGATGTGGGGCTGAGGGTTTTTAATCTGAACCGGGATGTGGATGCTTTCAATACACTTTTCGCTACGGATTCATCTGCTAAAAGAATCGTCTTCCATACTAATAGTATTAACATTTCCGCACCCAAACAACGTAACTATGCCGCCAATCTCAATTATACCGCTCAGTTCGGGAATCATCAGCTGGATCTGCTGAGTACTGTTGCAAAAGTCAGCAACCGGCAGTATGAGGATATTCAGAACAGGGAAGCAGAAACGTTACTGGACTACTGGAAAACTGCATTGAAAAATGACATCCTGATCCGCATGGCGCAGGCCGATCTTTCTTTACAGGTATGGAAAGGGAAAGTGGGGGCAGGAGCCAAGTTCGCCTATACCACTACTAAGAACGACCTTCGTTATGATACACTGCTCCCGAATAATGATTTTGGATTGGACAGCAGCCGCACTAATAATTTTCAGTATGACGAATATATTTCCGCAGCCTATGTTTCTTATGAAAGGAGCTGGCGTAAATGGAACTATACCCTCAGCTTACGTGCGGAACATACACACAGCGTGGCAGATACCATTACAAGGGATTACCTGAACTGGCTGCCCGGTTTCCTCTTTACTTATGCTATTAATGCAACACAGCAACTGCATCTTTCTTACAGCCGCCGGATGACGAGACCTAATTTCACACAGCTGAACCCTTTCCGGTTTTATCTCAGCCCGCTTAATTACGTAGTGGGTAATCCGCAGCTGCAGCCTTCCCAGACAAATACGCTGAGCCTCACTTATTCGCATAAAAGCTTTAACGTGGCGGTGCAGGTAGGCCGTGAGTTAAGTCCCATGGCCCGGTATCCTGAATACGACAGTGCCACCAATGAGCTGGAATACTTAGGCCGCAACCTGCCTTATGGCGACTTTGCCGCTATAGAGTTTAGCTTCCCGCTTTCTCCCAAACCCTGGTGGCGGATGCAGCATAGCATCAGAGGTGGTTACAGGAAAGAACAAACACCCTATCACGATATTATTTATACCATCCCCATCACTGATTACACCATTTCAGGAAGCCAGGTGTTCACACTGCCTCATGCCATCACTTTCGACCTCACTTATTATTACAAATCCCGTAGCGGTAATGGTATCTATCGGATAAAACCCCTTGGCAGCGTTGACCTGAGCCTGCAGAAAAGCTGGATGAAAGGAAAGCTGAATGCCAAGATCAGTTATTATGATATACTGGATACCTACCGGGTATACTACATATTCCGGGAGAAGCAGATCCTGAATAATGAACTTTCCCACTGGTTTGGTAACAGGAGAGTAGTGGCTACGCTGAATTACAGCTTTGGAAGGTCTACACACAAAGGAAAGCAGAACAGTAAAAACGAGGAGGAAAACAGGGCTGGAATGTAA